The Montipora foliosa isolate CH-2021 chromosome 10, ASM3666993v2, whole genome shotgun sequence genomic sequence TGCACAAGCAGTGATCTTGTATGAGGGGGGATGTGAAATAGtattctaattcaatatggcggaccatATTGTGAAATAGtattctaattcaatatggcggaccatATCTCTCATTGATTCATTATATTTGTTGCAGAAAGTGTACACACGGTGCGACAACCGCTGCTtccgctaattttgtcgccgcgatcagttgcacgaattcaaaGTGGTTTAAATTCGTgggactgatcgcagcgacaaaattctgctgcagcgacaatgattttcacaaaattagctACGTGTCACTCGTAccgaattgttgcggcgacttgtccctgTGACGTgttgcagcgacttatcgcctagtgtgtcccggtcTTAAAGAATCAAATATTTGTACTCATTATAATGAGTAGAAACATTCGGGAAATACAAATAAAgatatttgaaatatttgagtAGAAAGACATCCAACGCATATTAATTAAGAGATCAAACAAGACTCTTATTTCCTCGTTTTTAACCTTCTAGAAGTTTCCCTAAGAATTTGCCAAAAGAGATCACTCATATCCAAACGTTTGCACGATATTAAATTTCtacagtcatttcattttcaatgctAGAACTTTTAGATTCTAGACATTCGCCTTACAAATCGCCCAttctaaaaatatatttcccTTGGCCGCTCTGCGGCAATATCTTAGAAAAACCCCGTTTCTGAGAAACTTCCTGTCTTTTTCATTCTGGAAGTAACCTTTTTCTAGCAATTTCTTCAATAGAAAAGTTCGAGCCTTAAAACCTTCCAATTATCTTAATTAGAAGATTACGTAATTTCTACGTTCCTAGTTTTTTAATTCTAGAAAATTTTCCCAAAGATTCggccaatttttaaaaaaaaaattagctggAAAGGAATGGAAAGTTCATATACGAAGCtgcaaatgaataaaataagggtgcgtttctttgggaGAATCCAAGATGGATTTACTATCTCAGATCACACGGATATTTCGTTCTCAAAGAAACCAGtatccgaaaacggatttttCTGGCGTTAAAGCCCACTTTCAGCCGGTCAGGATTAACGTAATTTCTATCAAATTGAAGTTCTGCGAAAAATTTACGACTTTCTGTAAATTTCCGGTACATTCAAGAACAAAATGGAACTGAAAACTCGCCATGATACAAGCAAATTGGTGGGAATGTGTACTTTCACAAGACTACCCTTGGCCAAACGTTGTGTTTTCGGATCCGTCTCCCAAACACATGCACAGATCATGAATCctaaaaatcgggattcagatcTGATCTATTGAATCCACTCGGAGAGTGAATCCCTCAGATCAATAATCCATTTTTTCGGGTTTTAGTAAAGATTTTAGCGAAATCCGCTTTTGGATACAAGGATCCGGATTTGCATTTCCCAAAGAAACCCACCCTAGGTCTACAAACatactttaaaaacaaaacatatcTCTTGTCTTCCTTGACCGTTTATGAGGTTTAAATGCTTTAACGCTTTCAAGAACTCATATCATAATTGAAGTAAGGAAAACAACATACTGACGCATCGGAGTACAAGAAGTAGCTTTCTCAACTTTCGGATgccgtttctgaaaaaaaaggtacggaagaaaaagacaagaaaTAGCCGGTTTGACGGTAATTAGGAATTTCGTTGTTTgataaatgaataaagaaatGATTTTCATCGATAGCAATGTTTGTACATAATTACATGTGTTATGATGAAATGGACAAGTGATCCTTTCACctatctggacaattttaagTCCTTCACAGGAACAAttaaatgagcccaacaaaatgAACTGATCCAAaatgtgtggcttcatagctcagttggttgagcattgcaaTTGCATCGAATCCTGTTGGAGCAaccagaatttttcaggtgtctacttAAAGAGAAAATTCCTTTAATTGtctagataagtgcgaggatcatttctccatTCGTCAATACCTCCACAAGAAAACATACAttacattcattcattcataatTACAGGTGCTTATAGATAATAGCAACAATTCCTATCCAACTAAGTGTCACTGTGACAGGTAGGCTATAAGCCTTCAATATCAAACTTCAAACTTCCAAACCTTGACTCAGAAAAACACTACAGAAACTTTTTTCAGATTAGTGGCAAAATAGAATGGCTCTCCATcaaaaaacaagtcaacaagTTGGGTAATAATAGGCGATCCTGCAGATGCGAGAATTTTAGACTCAAAcaagtaataaataaaaaaaattcggttagggaagggaggggggggggctgTCCCCCCGACCCTCCCTCTGGAACCGCCACTGTAACCGGAGATCACTGAATTATTTCTTTTCCGTGCATTGTATGCCTCAAACAGTTATCTGCAGAAAGCAAAGTTCCCGACCCGGTGAATGCAGGCAATACTTATTTCAGTGGCTAGCCAAAGCAGTTCGTAAAAGAACAACATGGGCGACCAATTTTGAAACCATTTCTCTGTGAAGAACTTACCTCTTGACAACTTGCTGACTAAAAACCTCTACAATGTAATTCCTTtcagtaattaaaataatattcgaaaaacacttaccattcttttcaAGCTCGTGGTGCCCAAATTCGaacgtgacatcatcgccaattagcacaaatggcgcccagtctTTTATGGCGGAATACTTCTCCGTCTCccgaagagatttcatagcatATTGAAGAGCTAAACTTGCTCTTTTcctatctgccaagtgttgaTAGAAATTTTTCATGAACAGGAAGGTTGCCTCATCatcgattgcccagagtgacaccagaacagaccgggcaccagcacacagaAAAGCTCTGGCTATTCCCACCACACCTTCAGAATTCAGCTCTCCACGGCCACTGTGACAAGAGCTCAGAACAACCAGTCTTGCCCCAACACCAACTGCACGAACATCACTCATTGTTAACATGAAATCTTCCTTTTCTGGAATCTGGGATGCGCGTTCAGGATTTGgagccaaagcaatttctccaaatTGCGAATCTCCATGTGATGCAATATGGATTAAagcaactgacttcattcttttcagcacctcagctttcgtTGCATTTCTTCCTGTGAGAGGAGTggtctgcagaagttctccaatTATCTCCACCTCTTGTATCGCGCACGGCAACTGTTCGCAAATGGGTTCACCATTTTCATCAGTGACGTCCTTTAAGCACGGATCGCCCACAAGCAGGGCTTCACTGTTACTGTAGAAATTGTCAGGTGCACTTGTGATGAGTTTTAAAGCCGTCAACGAGGGAACAGtacggatcctgacagagtcgctcaatgcagaaaaaggagctaagcaaaatggtccatcaggaacaaagatTAAGTCATCACCTTGAAGCAAGTCTGCAATGGGACTGATTAAGACATCAAACAAAGGCTGCAAAGAATTATTATCGGAGAGGGTCAAAGACAGAAAGGTCTCGGAAAGAGCTTCCCTTCCGCAAAACAAGTGTCTGCGTAGCATGTCAAGTGTGCGATTCTCGCATCGGACAACAGTCCCCGCGCCAATCTGTTTCAAAGTAGTTTTTATCAGTGAAGCGGCACTTCCATTTTCGATTTCCTTTTGCCTAAAGTTTATTCCGTTTCCTCTTCTCAGAAGCCAGAAACGGATAGTATTCCCTTCAAGTGCTATGAAAACTGTTTGTAAAGGCAAATATTTCATAACAGCGGAGATAGTTTCCGTCGTCGCAGCTGCCAAGGAAAGTTTTTCCTCAACTCCAAATTGCACCTTCAAAATGTCTGTCAAGGCCTGCGCTCGTCCTTGTTCAGCAGCAAACAAAGCctcatcaacctctccattctCTAAAAGTGCTCTCCACAGAGCTGTGTACGCAAACTGATTTGTGTCACGAAaacttattttccatgcatcttCTGACTGAAGAAGACGCCTTGTTTCATCGAAATGTTTTCTGCTTAGACGGTAAAAATTAAGGGCTTTGCACAACGTGCCTAAATTTTCATGAGCAAGACCAAGATTATAAGAAGCGATTCCCTGCCCTACTAGATCCTCCGTTTCCTTGGAAATAGTAAGATGTTGTTCGTTAAATAGAAGAGCACTTTCAAGCTTACCCTTTTTGCCATAAGCGCTTCCGAGATTACCATAGGCATTGCCCTCCACGGCCCtattccctacttcttttgcaatgctaagagtTTTGTCGTAATACTCTATCGCTTCCTCGACATTGCCCAaactgtgataagcgttgccaagGGAACTATAAGCCCTACCCTCCCCGTCaatatcccctacttcttttgcgaTGCTAAGATCCTTTTCGTAATACTCGATCGCTTGCTTAAcattgcccagactgtgataagcacGGCCAAGGAAACTAATGGCCCtaccctccccggccctatcccctatttcttttgcaatgctaagatgttgtttgtGATACTCTATAGctagcttaaaattgcccagactttgataagcgttgccgagattaccattggcccctccctccccggccctatcccttacttcttttgcaatgctaagatgtcgTTCGTGACACTCTAtagctcgcttaaaattgcgcagactgtgataagcgttgccgagattaccattgacCCTGCCCTCATCGGCCCTATCCTTTACTTCTTTTGAAATGCTAAGATGTCGTTCGTAAAACTCTAgagctcgcttaaaattgccaagaCTGTAGTAAGCGTTTCCGAGATTACCAATGGCCTTGCCCTCCATgtccctatcccctacttcttttgcaatgctaagatgtcgtttctgatactctatggctcgcttaacattgcccagactgtgataagcgatgccgagattACCAACGGCCctgccctccccggccctatcccctacttcttttgcaatgctaagatgttctTCGTGATACTTTTTCGCGCGCTTAAATTTGCCCAGTCCGTAATAAGCGCTGCCGAGACTACCATTGGCCCCGCCCTCCCTgaccctatcccctacttcttttgcaatgctaagatgttgtttgtaatactctatggctcgcttaaaattgcccagtctgtaataagcgttgccgagattaccattggccctgCCCTCCctggccctatcccctacttcttttccAACGCTAAGATGTCGTTCGTGATATTGTATGGCTCGCTCAAAATTGCACAGACTGCAATAAGCTTTGCCGAGATTACTATTGGCATTGCCCTCCCCGGccttatcccctacttcttttgcaatgctaagatgttgttcgtgatactctatggctcgcttaaaattgcccagactgtcgTAAAcattgccgagattaccattggccctgCCCTCCCCGgacctatcccctacttcttttgcaatgctaagatcttgttcgtgatactctatggctcgcttaaaattgcccagactgtcgTAAAcattgccgagattaccattggccctgCCCTCCCCGgacctatcccctacttcttttgcaatgctaagatcttgttcgtgatactctattGCTCGCTTAAAATTGTCCAGACTgtaataagcgttgccgagattaccattggcattgccctccccggccctatcccctacttcttttgcaatgctaagatgttgtttgtGAAACTCTATGGCTCGTttgaaattgcccagactgtgataagctttgccgagattaccattggcatTGCCCTCCAGGGCCCGATCCCCTACTTGTTTTGCCATACTAAGTTGTTGCTTAAGGTACTTTCTGGCCtttttaaaattgcccagacagAGAAAAGCGATGCCGAGACTTGCACAGGCTACTCCCTCTCCATTACTAAGACCTATTTCCTTAAAAATCCTTAATGCTTCTGTGAAATCCCTCTTGGCCTGTTCAAAATAAGCCAAGCCATAATAATAAATGCCTAAGTTGAAATATGCGATACCCTCCCCTTTTCTGTTTCTCTCTTTTCTGGCAACGCTAAGCTCTTGTATAAGCTGCTCAAAAACGTTCATCTTTCTGTCTGCTATTCTTGATTAGAAGAACTCTTGAGAACAAGGAAGGTCGTCTTTGAAAGAGAGGGCGCTTCTTGAAAAATACGAAAGAAAGCATGAGAAGTTCAATGCACTGACCACAAATGCTGCAGGTACGCAGCTAAAACAACACCAAAGAGTCTGTTTGCCATTATGAGTCTAACAAAGACAGTTTTCTGCTGTTGACGTCAAACActttacttcttttgttgagccctttgtttgattttaatttaaactgaatttttaaaGACAGAATTGACCGCACAAAATAGACGTATTTAAATGGCATAAATTTGTCTCATATCAGACTTAACTCAGCCAAAGTAATACTGTTGTCTTTTTGTCATCATGTTTTCCTGATTAAATCAAAATTGCTCCGTGATACGACTGTTTAAAGCTGGTGGTCAATCACTTTTTATGACATACAGACTGCTCTAAATGTCCCCTGGATTCTCAAAGTTGCTCTAGAAAGTAATTATCTATAACCGTCTTGCAAGTAGCTTAAATCAATTACATCACATTTACATTACACTACATCATCACAGTATACATTACACTAAGTTTATGTTTCCTCTACATTGcgtatttatttttattacacataacatgagaattttattccataaagctcatttgtacaaatctatacgctttattttcacatgtgaaaaaggcctatacagccaatcagaatggcgtacagctatttcacatgtgaaagtataaccaatcaacgatagcgtaaaggcgtttccatgccaatcactcgtgcatctcgtgcaaatcgtgcaaatcgtactttgttat encodes the following:
- the LOC137974448 gene encoding tetratricopeptide repeat protein 28-like, translated to MNVFEQLIQELSVARKERNRKGEGIAYFNLGIYYYGLAYFEQAKRDFTEALRIFKEIGLSNGEGVACASLGIAFLCLGNFKKARKYLKQQLSMAKQVGDRALEGNANGNLGKAYHSLGNFKRAIEFHKQHLSIAKEVGDRAGEGNANGNLGNAYYSLDNFKRAIEYHEQDLSIAKEVGDRSGEGRANGNLGNVYDSLGNFKRAIEYHEQDLSIAKEVGDRSGEGRANGNLGNVYDSLGNFKRAIEYHEQHLSIAKEVGDKAGEGNANSNLGKAYCSLCNFERAIQYHERHLSVGKEVGDRAREGRANGNLGNAYYRLGNFKRAIEYYKQHLSIAKEVGDRVREGGANGSLGSAYYGLGKFKRAKKYHEEHLSIAKEVGDRAGEGRAVGNLGIAYHSLGNVKRAIEYQKRHLSIAKEVGDRDMEGKAIGNLGNAYYSLGNFKRALEFYERHLSISKEVKDRADEGRVNGNLGNAYHSLRNFKRAIECHERHLSIAKEVRDRAGEGGANGNLGNAYQSLGNFKLAIEYHKQHLSIAKEIGDRAGEGRAISFLGRAYHSLGNVKQAIEYYEKDLSIAKEVGDIDGEGRAYSSLGNAYHSLGNVEEAIEYYDKTLSIAKEVGNRAVEGNAYGNLGSAYGKKGKLESALLFNEQHLTISKETEDLVGQGIASYNLGLAHENLGTLCKALNFYRLSRKHFDETRRLLQSEDAWKISFRDTNQFAYTALWRALLENGEVDEALFAAEQGRAQALTDILKVQFGVEEKLSLAAATTETISAVMKYLPLQTVFIALEGNTIRFWLLRRGNGINFRQKEIENGSAASLIKTTLKQIGAGTVVRCENRTLDMLRRHLFCGREALSETFLSLTLSDNNSLQPLFDVLISPIADLLQGDDLIFVPDGPFCLAPFSALSDSVRIRTVPSLTALKLITSAPDNFYSNSEALLVGDPCLKDVTDENGEPICEQLPCAIQEVEIIGELLQTTPLTGRNATKAEVLKRMKSVALIHIASHGDSQFGEIALAPNPERASQIPEKEDFMLTMSDVRAVGVGARLVVLSSCHSGRGELNSEGVVGIARAFLCAGARSVLVSLWAIDDEATFLFMKNFYQHLADRKRASLALQYAMKSLRETEKYSAIKDWAPFVLIGDDVTFEFGHHELEKNETASES